GTGACCGAGGGCCGCCGCGCCGAACCGGCCGAGGTGCTCGAGCTGTACGACTTCGAGGGCTGTCCGTACTGCCGCAAGGTGCGCGAAGTCCTCACCGAGCTCGACCTCGACTACCGGGCACATCCCGTGGCGCACGGCAGCCCCCGCCGTGAGGAGCTCGTGCGGCTCGGCGGGAAGATGCAGGCGCCCTATCTGGTCGACAAGAACACGAACACCCGCCTGTACGAGTCCGACGACATCATCGCCTACCTGAACGAGCGCTACGGCGGCGCGCGGCGCGCCGGCTGGTGGCTGCCGGTGCCGAGCCTCCTCGACAACGTCAATTCCGCAATCGCCAGTGCCCTGCGGCTCGGGCGCGGGAGCCGATGCCGGACCGAGAGTCCGCGCGAGGGTCTCAAACCCCTAATGCTGTACAACATGG
This is a stretch of genomic DNA from Deltaproteobacteria bacterium. It encodes these proteins:
- a CDS encoding glutathione S-transferase encodes the protein MGEMGDMGVTNNVFSFAASLVRLGRGAFSRVTEGRRAEPAEVLELYDFEGCPYCRKVREVLTELDLDYRAHPVAHGSPRREELVRLGGKMQAPYLVDKNTNTRLYESDDIIAYLNERYGGARRAGWWLPVPSLLDNVNSAIASALRLGRGSRCRTESPREGLKPLMLYNMEGSPFCRKVRETLSELDVPHLVRNVPKGSPKRAELEQRGGKVQVPYLVDPNTGREMYESDDIVAYLEAEYGARSQDGRGRRHARSDVAAAAV